A region of the Deltaproteobacteria bacterium genome:
GGCGGCACCTGAGTTTAAGGGTGATGCCCAAGGTTTAAAAAGAGATCGTTGGGGGTCCTTTATGTTACACGCACTAGTTACGGATCCAAACAATGAAAACGTAATCTATGCCGGATGTTTGGGAATTCTGGGCCACGACGATAAGACGATTTTTCGCTCTACTAATGGCGGGGACGCTTGGCAAACCATAAATAATAACCTTTATCAAACCGGCATAAACGCCATAGCTGTCAATCCGCATAATAGCTATGTATACGTTAGTACTTGGGGCGGAATACGCAAACTTCCACCTCCGCCAAGCGGCTCCGATACCACAGCACCCAACGCACCCACTGGCTTTAATTTGATTCCCTAAGGAACCGTAGTGTGTTTTTATACCATTTACAAAAATCCTTTTTGTAAATGGTATAAATTCACCTACCAACCTATTGAAGAACGTTTCTTATTCTCTCTGGTATGGATATAGGTCTTTTCTGCGAGTTGACACAGGCTAGCTTGGTATTGCCTTCCACAATTAGTTTTTCGTCGCTTTCCCTAAATACCTTGTAACAAAACTCTATCGTCACACCGCGCACCTCAGATACCGAAGTATGAATTACTAAGACATCGTCGTAATAAGCTGGAGCGCGATACGTACAGCTTACTTCGACCACTGGAAAATAAACTTCGGCTTTTTCTATCTCAAAATACGGCAACCCTTGCTCTCGCAAATATTCCGTTCGTCCCATCTCAAAGTAGACGAGAAAATTGGCATAATAGACAATGCCCATCTGGTCAGTTTCTTGATATCTAACGCGAGTTGTTATTTTGCTAATTTTCATAGCCCCTAATCTTTAAGCATTGCCATTTATACCATTTAGAAGAATACTTTTTGTAAATGGCATAAACAACAAATACCCTTTCCAAAAAGTAAAATATTTAACTTACTTTTTGGAAAGGGTATAGAGGACACCAGAGGAATATACAATATCTTCTCTTAAATGATAAACACTAAGTCTTATGATGGAAGATAGATCACAAACTCGCGATTCCAATGCACGTGACCGCCCCTGGGGCAAACAAACGCCGCTTCGCGACGAGGAACGCTTCCTAGAAGGGCCGAGGCATGCAACTCACGATTTCTTCCAAGTTGGACGAATTGCTCTCGAGTGCTTGAGGGGATTTATTAAACTGCGCTCTGTTGGGCCTTGCGTCACGGTTTTTGGTTCTGCCAGGTTTAACGAGGATAGTCAGTACTATCAGTTAGCGCGCAACATGGGCAATCGTTTGGCAAATCTCGGGCTTACAGTAATGACTGGCGGTGGGCCAGGCATAATGGAGG
Encoded here:
- a CDS encoding acyl-CoA thioesterase, with the translated sequence MKISKITTRVRYQETDQMGIVYYANFLVYFEMGRTEYLREQGLPYFEIEKAEVYFPVVEVSCTYRAPAYYDDVLVIHTSVSEVRGVTIEFCYKVFRESDEKLIVEGNTKLACVNSQKRPISIPERIRNVLQ